A stretch of the Oenococcus sp. UCMA 16435 genome encodes the following:
- a CDS encoding aminoacyl-tRNA hydrolase produces MKVVVGLGNVGEKYAHNRHNVGFMAVDELAARLQTNFSLKQNLHAFVASTHVEEQKVYLIKPTTMMNDSGIAVKAVLDYFGGNVNDLIVFVDDIDRDYGQLRIKKTGASGGHNGLKSIVSQIASQEFLRIRIGTGRPAHNPQAVIKHVLGDFSPLQLELVQPEIDDGVSAALDIINGTALNVVTNRYNN; encoded by the coding sequence ATGAAAGTAGTAGTTGGATTAGGAAATGTTGGCGAGAAATATGCTCATAATCGGCATAACGTTGGTTTTATGGCTGTTGATGAATTAGCAGCACGTTTACAGACTAATTTCTCTCTTAAACAAAATTTACATGCTTTTGTTGCTTCTACACATGTTGAAGAACAAAAGGTTTATCTTATTAAACCGACAACAATGATGAATGATTCCGGGATTGCTGTAAAGGCTGTTTTGGATTATTTTGGTGGAAATGTAAACGATTTAATTGTCTTTGTAGATGATATTGATCGTGATTATGGACAGCTTAGAATAAAAAAAACCGGAGCTTCCGGTGGCCATAATGGTTTAAAATCAATCGTTTCACAAATTGCTAGTCAGGAATTTCTTCGAATTAGGATTGGTACCGGCCGCCCGGCTCATAATCCACAAGCTGTTATAAAACATGTACTTGGAGATTTCAGTCCCTTGCAGTTGGAATTAGTCCAGCCGGAAATTGACGATGGCGTATCAGCTGCTCTGGATATAATTAACGGAACTGCTTTGAATGTTGTTACGAATCGCTACAATAATTGA
- the mfd gene encoding transcription-repair coupling factor, which yields MMHSLTDFISHLPLIEKIISNQADRTSTQLISGVNDTPKAALVAGVFARLNSEKSRKKILLLTDTQFRADQLTTDLEALLEDKSVFEMQSEESLATETAVASRDSDLSRVLALRALLSQENSIIIVPLAGLSRRYPAPDFFRQAVLEFKISDSYPQDQLAKKLVEMGYGKQTLVANPGEFSVRGEIVDIYPINFDEPIRLDFFDDELESMRTFNADSQKSLNKIKQASVSPVSDFLLPRAEFTEDLKQLEQAFIDYRNKLKGAEKKKLTEFFNPLLEAAKHFSYGHELLPFSEFFLKHSIFEYLQSDDLILIDDFARINDQTNIQEQKNAEWATDRLREFKLLPNLKVKIDGINLIKKAQQKLSKKIQKFVNPKIYLSNLTRGLAGITFTSRTELITRQMQQYFGQMPALKLDLESYRKRNFTVLLQASNRERLLSLQRTLHDFGMNFAISDDILAGTAQLQIGSLSHGFELPEEKIVVMTEAELFAKVKKRVPRHQTFSNAERITSYTELKPGDYVVHVNHGIGRYEGLTTLEANGGKQDYITIAYAQKAKIFIPVTHLNLVQKYIGAADGRPKINSLNSTDWAKTKRRVTAKVEDIADELIALYSKREGEVGYAFSVDDQKQQEFDDDFAYPETVDQLRSIKEIKADMENKKPMDRLLVGDVGFGKTEVAFRAAFKAIEDHKQVAFLTPTTILSQQHYQTAIERFSDFPEIRIAMLSRFNTVGQNKEVIKKLKAHQLDMVIGTHRLLSKDVAFEDLGLLIIDEEQRFGVKHKEKIKQLRADVDVLTLTATPIPRTLNMALVGARDLSVLETPPANRFPIQTYVLEENWPVIADAIEKELSRGGQTFFLHNRVQDIERTVGEVQRIVPDANVGYIHGQMNETQLEDVLMDFLNGIYDVLVTTTIIETGVDIPNANTLIVENSEQFGLSQLYQLRGRIGRSNRLAYAYFTYPGDRQPSEDAQKRLEAIRDFTELGSGFKLAMRDLSIRGAGDLLGKQQHGFIDSVGYELYQQMLQEAVAQKQGKGKKILQTNAEIVLNIEALLPDDYVSDSSQKVELYQRIRKSRTDEQFNEVRQDLIDRFGPIPDLVDNLFALAHLKNATDAANVVNLHGDDSQIRIIFSKKASQILAGETIFKTLKELPYKVRVKAVDDQKLQLTVILNGDKKLVYIDKITKYLESVYKELKNALR from the coding sequence ATGATGCACTCATTAACAGATTTTATTAGTCATTTGCCTTTAATTGAAAAAATCATTTCCAATCAGGCAGATCGAACTTCAACACAATTAATTAGTGGAGTTAACGATACCCCCAAGGCTGCTTTAGTCGCTGGGGTTTTTGCGCGCTTAAATTCAGAGAAAAGTCGAAAAAAGATCCTTCTTTTAACCGACACACAATTTCGAGCAGACCAATTGACCACTGATTTAGAAGCACTGCTCGAAGACAAAAGTGTTTTTGAAATGCAGTCGGAGGAATCATTAGCAACGGAAACAGCTGTTGCATCGCGTGATTCGGACTTAAGTCGTGTTTTGGCTTTACGAGCCTTACTATCTCAGGAAAACTCAATTATAATCGTCCCTCTTGCCGGTTTATCGCGTCGTTACCCGGCGCCGGATTTTTTCCGGCAGGCAGTTTTAGAATTCAAGATTTCAGATTCTTACCCACAAGATCAACTGGCAAAAAAACTGGTTGAAATGGGTTATGGAAAACAAACATTGGTGGCTAATCCCGGTGAATTTTCAGTTCGTGGCGAAATTGTTGATATTTACCCAATTAATTTCGATGAACCGATCCGGTTGGATTTCTTTGATGATGAATTGGAATCAATGCGAACTTTTAATGCCGATTCGCAAAAGTCGCTGAACAAAATTAAACAAGCTTCTGTTTCGCCGGTTTCTGATTTTCTTTTGCCGCGAGCCGAGTTTACCGAAGATCTTAAACAACTTGAGCAGGCTTTTATTGATTATCGAAATAAGCTAAAAGGTGCTGAAAAGAAAAAACTGACAGAATTTTTTAATCCATTATTGGAGGCAGCTAAACATTTTTCTTATGGCCATGAGCTGTTACCTTTTTCTGAGTTTTTTTTGAAACATTCAATATTTGAATATCTTCAGTCTGACGATTTGATTTTGATTGACGATTTTGCCCGAATTAATGATCAAACAAATATTCAAGAGCAAAAAAATGCTGAATGGGCTACTGATCGTTTGCGCGAATTTAAATTGCTTCCCAATTTAAAAGTAAAAATTGACGGAATTAATTTAATTAAGAAGGCCCAACAGAAGCTTTCAAAAAAGATTCAGAAGTTTGTGAATCCAAAGATATACCTCAGTAATCTAACACGTGGGCTAGCCGGGATTACATTTACGAGCCGAACCGAATTGATTACTCGACAGATGCAGCAATATTTTGGACAAATGCCGGCTTTGAAGTTGGATTTGGAATCCTATCGGAAACGTAATTTCACAGTTTTGCTACAAGCCAGCAACCGTGAACGTTTATTGTCTTTGCAGAGAACTTTGCATGATTTTGGGATGAACTTCGCAATCAGCGATGATATTTTAGCCGGAACAGCTCAATTACAGATCGGTAGTTTGTCCCATGGTTTTGAACTTCCGGAAGAAAAAATTGTTGTCATGACTGAGGCGGAGTTATTTGCCAAAGTTAAAAAACGAGTACCTCGTCATCAAACTTTTTCTAATGCCGAGAGAATTACAAGTTACACGGAATTAAAACCGGGTGATTATGTTGTTCATGTGAATCACGGGATCGGCCGTTATGAGGGCCTGACGACGCTTGAAGCTAATGGTGGCAAGCAGGATTATATTACAATTGCCTATGCTCAAAAGGCAAAGATTTTTATTCCGGTTACACATTTGAATTTGGTACAAAAATATATTGGTGCCGCAGATGGCAGACCAAAGATTAATTCTCTAAATTCGACCGACTGGGCCAAAACCAAGCGACGTGTGACTGCCAAAGTAGAGGACATTGCTGATGAATTAATTGCTTTATATTCAAAACGCGAGGGCGAGGTCGGCTACGCGTTTTCTGTTGATGATCAAAAACAGCAGGAGTTCGATGATGATTTTGCTTATCCGGAAACAGTTGACCAACTGCGTTCGATTAAAGAAATAAAAGCTGACATGGAAAATAAAAAACCAATGGATCGTCTTTTGGTTGGAGATGTTGGTTTCGGAAAAACCGAAGTTGCTTTTCGAGCAGCTTTTAAAGCAATCGAGGATCATAAACAGGTTGCCTTTTTGACACCGACAACAATTTTATCCCAACAGCATTATCAAACGGCCATCGAACGATTTTCAGATTTTCCGGAAATTAGAATTGCAATGTTATCGCGTTTCAATACTGTTGGGCAGAATAAAGAGGTTATTAAGAAATTAAAAGCTCATCAACTTGATATGGTTATCGGAACCCACCGTTTATTATCCAAAGACGTTGCTTTTGAAGATCTCGGTTTGCTTATCATTGATGAAGAACAGCGTTTTGGTGTTAAGCATAAGGAAAAAATCAAGCAGTTAAGAGCCGATGTTGATGTTTTGACTTTAACGGCAACACCGATTCCAAGAACTTTAAATATGGCATTGGTTGGGGCACGTGATTTATCAGTTTTGGAAACACCGCCTGCTAATCGTTTCCCGATTCAAACTTATGTTCTAGAAGAAAATTGGCCAGTTATTGCTGATGCGATTGAAAAGGAGTTGTCTCGGGGAGGCCAAACTTTCTTTTTGCATAATCGAGTCCAGGATATTGAGCGAACTGTTGGCGAGGTGCAAAGAATTGTTCCTGATGCCAATGTTGGCTATATTCATGGGCAGATGAACGAGACGCAACTGGAAGATGTTTTAATGGACTTTTTGAACGGTATTTACGATGTTTTGGTTACGACTACCATTATTGAAACAGGGGTCGATATTCCTAATGCCAATACTTTAATTGTTGAAAATTCAGAACAGTTTGGACTATCACAGCTTTATCAATTGCGTGGTCGAATCGGTCGTTCTAATCGACTGGCTTATGCCTACTTCACTTATCCAGGCGATCGGCAACCAAGTGAAGACGCCCAAAAACGTTTGGAAGCAATTCGCGATTTTACAGAATTAGGTTCTGGTTTTAAACTGGCAATGCGTGATTTATCAATTCGTGGTGCCGGCGATCTTTTAGGAAAGCAGCAGCATGGCTTTATTGATTCGGTTGGCTATGAACTTTACCAGCAGATGCTTCAAGAGGCGGTTGCTCAAAAGCAGGGCAAAGGTAAAAAAATTCTGCAGACGAATGCAGAAATCGTTCTTAATATCGAGGCTCTTTTACCGGATGATTATGTTAGTGATTCTTCTCAAAAGGTAGAACTTTATCAGCGAATTAGAAAATCACGTACGGACGAACAGTTTAACGAAGTTCGTCAAGATTTAATTGACCGTTTTGGTCCAATTCCTGACCTAGTTGATAATCTTTTTGCTTTGGCACACTTGAAAAATGCAACCGACGCGGCTAATGTGGTTAATCTTCACGGTGATGACTCTCAGATCAGAATTATTTTTAGCAAAAAGGCCAGTCAAATTCTTGCTGGGGAAACAATCTTCAAAACTTTAAAGGAATTGCCTTACAAGGTTCGTGTCAAAGCTGTTGACGATCAGAAACTGCAATTGACAGTTATTTTGAACGGAGATAAAAAACTTGTCTATATTGACAAAATAACCAAATATCTTGAATCGGTTTATAAGGAGCTTAAAAATGCGCTTAGATAA
- a CDS encoding RNA-binding S4 domain-containing protein, translated as MRLDKYLKISRLIKRRTLAKEFADQGRITINGKISKSSANVGVGDILVLGFGGKILTIKVIDIAEIVKKNDAREMYELISSESRQQ; from the coding sequence ATGCGCTTAGATAAATATTTAAAAATCAGCCGTTTAATCAAACGTCGAACTTTAGCGAAGGAATTCGCCGATCAAGGACGAATAACAATTAATGGAAAAATTTCAAAATCCTCGGCTAATGTTGGTGTTGGTGATATTCTAGTTTTGGGATTTGGTGGAAAAATTCTCACAATCAAAGTTATTGATATTGCGGAAATTGTTAAAAAAAATGATGCTAGAGAAATGTATGAATTAATTTCTTCGGAAAGCCGCCAACAGTAA
- a CDS encoding septum formation initiator family protein: MATNTARQHKRFVKKEESNRPNLHLVQPSTAAQIRTAQAYNKVREKHYHKEIARRRRLIACVGAFLFIFFSYNLFSSATKLYTASSQLNQVNQQLAKTKTEHKQLKENLKRLKQSDYLTQYLRDKYQYSKSGEVIFNFTKSTNKK, encoded by the coding sequence ATGGCAACAAATACAGCTCGACAACATAAAAGATTTGTGAAAAAGGAAGAAAGCAATCGCCCTAATTTACACTTAGTTCAGCCGAGCACTGCTGCGCAAATTCGTACTGCACAAGCATATAATAAGGTACGTGAGAAACATTATCACAAAGAAATTGCCCGCCGCCGTCGTTTAATTGCCTGTGTCGGTGCATTTTTATTTATTTTCTTTTCTTACAACTTATTTTCTTCTGCGACCAAGCTTTACACAGCTTCGTCGCAATTAAATCAGGTCAATCAACAGCTGGCCAAGACCAAAACCGAGCATAAGCAATTAAAGGAAAACTTAAAACGTTTAAAACAATCTGATTATTTGACTCAATATTTACGTGACAAATACCAGTATTCCAAATCCGGAGAAGTTATTTTTAATTTTACTAAGTCAACCAATAAAAAATAA
- the tilS gene encoding tRNA lysidine(34) synthetase TilS, producing MRTLYRQFQLNVQSHKLFSGKQKLLLAISGGVDSTVLADLLFKYESNPQLHLFLVHIDHQLRTDSANETELIDSQFADRGLRVFHKKWPFEKHPVSGIENAARKFRYNFYKQIALKVGAEKILLAQHADDQAETTLLKIIRGGDWQTVSAMSWSRPLEIDSPIEVVRPLLNVEKAEIYDYAKKNHLKWIEDSTNRDPDYTSRNQIRNVVLPALKQINPNSAKNITAFAEQIREVNENQLIEMLKIWLHDSIGFLPIKRSQLEQFEKLLKNKKEPHGEINLTNGFSLIKDKDEIKIKKER from the coding sequence ATGAGAACTCTTTATCGACAATTTCAATTGAATGTTCAATCACATAAGCTTTTTTCCGGTAAGCAAAAACTTCTTTTGGCTATTTCCGGAGGAGTTGATTCAACTGTTTTAGCGGATCTTCTTTTTAAATATGAAAGTAATCCGCAATTACATTTATTTTTGGTTCACATTGATCATCAATTGAGAACGGATTCGGCAAATGAAACGGAATTAATCGATAGTCAATTTGCAGATCGGGGTCTTCGCGTTTTTCACAAAAAATGGCCCTTTGAAAAACATCCTGTTAGTGGAATTGAAAATGCTGCTCGTAAGTTTCGTTATAATTTCTATAAACAAATTGCTCTTAAAGTGGGAGCTGAAAAAATTCTTCTGGCGCAGCATGCAGATGATCAGGCCGAGACCACATTATTGAAAATTATTCGTGGCGGTGATTGGCAGACTGTTTCGGCAATGAGTTGGTCGCGTCCCTTAGAGATCGATTCGCCGATTGAGGTTGTTCGACCTTTATTAAATGTAGAAAAAGCCGAAATTTATGATTATGCAAAAAAAAATCATTTAAAATGGATTGAGGATTCAACTAATCGAGATCCGGACTATACAAGTCGAAACCAGATTAGAAACGTTGTTTTACCCGCTTTGAAACAAATTAATCCGAATTCTGCCAAAAACATCACTGCTTTTGCAGAACAGATTAGAGAAGTTAATGAGAACCAGCTAATTGAAATGCTAAAAATTTGGTTGCATGATTCAATTGGTTTCCTACCAATTAAAAGATCTCAGTTAGAACAGTTCGAAAAGCTTTTGAAAAACAAAAAAGAACCGCATGGAGAAATTAACTTAACTAATGGTTTTTCTCTGATTAAAGATAAAGACGAAATTAAAATTAAAAAAGAAAGGTAA
- the hpt gene encoding hypoxanthine phosphoribosyltransferase → MTDTDPRFSKILHDHREIETAAKRIGAQIDRDYAGKTPILVVVLKGAVMWAGDLFKNISIDVEMDFIDIASYHGGITSTNEITLRTDLTSDVKDRDVIIVEDIVDTGLSLHYLESLLSRRGAKSVKTATMLNKEKGHKVDIKADYVGFEIDNEFVAGYGLDYQEIWRNLPFIGVVNPDIYS, encoded by the coding sequence ATGACTGATACAGACCCCCGTTTTTCAAAAATCCTTCATGATCATCGAGAAATTGAAACAGCTGCTAAAAGAATTGGTGCTCAAATCGATCGTGATTATGCCGGTAAAACTCCTATTTTGGTTGTCGTTTTAAAAGGGGCCGTTATGTGGGCGGGTGATCTCTTTAAAAATATTTCAATCGACGTTGAAATGGATTTCATCGATATTGCCAGTTATCACGGTGGAATTACTTCAACCAATGAAATTACCTTAAGGACAGATCTGACCAGCGATGTAAAAGATCGCGATGTGATTATTGTGGAGGACATTGTTGATACTGGCTTATCATTACATTACCTAGAGTCTTTATTGTCTAGACGTGGTGCCAAATCTGTGAAAACAGCAACGATGCTTAATAAAGAAAAGGGTCACAAAGTCGATATTAAAGCTGATTATGTTGGTTTTGAAATTGATAATGAATTTGTCGCTGGATACGGACTAGATTATCAGGAAATTTGGCGTAATTTGCCCTTTATCGGTGTAGTTAACCCCGATATTTATTCATAA
- the hflB gene encoding ATP-dependent zinc metalloprotease FtsH — MKNKNRGFFRSSLSYAFVILAVIFLIYSFFGRSDGSVKHLSTTTFLKQLKNNKIKDFTIQPGDSGVYTIAGDYKKAQKSSSSSSATTLLSGYQSSVTKFTAYVLPNNASLKEITNAAQKAGIAVNPKPAASNFWGSMLTMILPTLIMFALLYWMLIGSQRGQGGSGGGPGGIMSFGRSKAKPADPKQNKIRFADVAGEEEEKQELVEVVEFLKDPKKFTKLGARIPKGVLLEGPPGTGKTLLAKAVAGEAKTPFFSISGSDFVEMFVGVGASRVRDLFENAKKAAPSIIFIDEIDAVGRRRGAGMGGGNDEREQTLNQILIEMDGFEGSEGVIVLASTNRSDVLDPALLRSGRFDRKILVGAPDVKGREAILRVHAKNKPLAEDVDLKVIAQQTPGFVGADLENLLNEAALLAARNDEKAVTAADIDEAEDRVIAGPAKKDRKATEDERETVAYHEAGHAIVGLVLNDAQVVRKVTIVPRGRAGGYALMMPKDERYLMSEKDAKEELAGLMGGRAAEILINHVASSGASNDFQQATQIAREMVTQYGMSDKLGMVQLEGSSNVFVGDPNNPNPPYSQKTSELIDEEVRRLTNEAYKTAVGIIKSHPEQHKAIAEALLKYETLDEAQIKSLFETGEIPSDLIKDSQRPARPLSYEESKAALKKNGAVDNKEAEDEVKEDEDGKEDKNDSKSDSKPAPKKRATKKTSTTTRRKSTTKSSTKKPSMKRTKKDDDNEEN; from the coding sequence ATGAAAAATAAGAATCGCGGTTTCTTCCGCAGTTCATTATCATACGCATTCGTAATACTGGCGGTTATATTCTTAATTTACAGTTTTTTCGGACGCAGTGATGGTAGTGTCAAACACCTTTCAACGACTACTTTTTTGAAGCAGTTGAAAAATAATAAAATTAAAGATTTTACAATTCAACCTGGCGATAGTGGAGTCTACACAATTGCTGGTGATTATAAAAAAGCTCAAAAATCCAGCTCGAGTAGCAGCGCAACAACATTGCTTTCAGGCTATCAGAGCTCGGTGACTAAGTTTACGGCTTATGTTTTGCCGAATAATGCTAGTCTAAAAGAAATCACAAATGCAGCTCAAAAAGCCGGTATCGCCGTTAATCCAAAACCGGCTGCGTCTAATTTCTGGGGATCGATGTTGACAATGATATTGCCGACTCTGATTATGTTCGCCCTGCTTTATTGGATGCTGATTGGAAGTCAGCGTGGTCAAGGTGGCTCAGGCGGCGGACCTGGCGGAATTATGAGTTTTGGCCGTTCAAAGGCCAAACCGGCAGATCCAAAACAGAACAAAATCCGTTTTGCCGATGTTGCTGGTGAAGAAGAGGAAAAGCAAGAACTTGTCGAAGTTGTCGAGTTCTTAAAGGATCCGAAAAAATTTACAAAACTTGGTGCTCGAATTCCAAAAGGTGTCTTATTAGAAGGGCCTCCAGGAACTGGTAAGACTTTACTCGCTAAAGCTGTTGCCGGAGAAGCAAAAACACCGTTCTTTAGTATTTCCGGATCGGATTTTGTTGAGATGTTCGTTGGTGTTGGTGCCAGTCGTGTTCGTGATTTGTTTGAAAATGCAAAAAAAGCTGCACCTTCGATTATCTTTATTGATGAAATTGATGCAGTTGGTCGTCGTCGTGGAGCTGGTATGGGTGGCGGAAATGACGAGCGTGAACAGACCTTAAACCAAATCCTGATTGAAATGGACGGATTCGAAGGTTCAGAAGGCGTGATCGTTCTTGCTTCAACCAATCGTTCGGATGTTTTGGATCCTGCGTTGCTTCGTTCCGGACGTTTTGACCGAAAGATTTTAGTTGGTGCTCCTGATGTAAAGGGGCGTGAAGCAATTTTGCGTGTTCATGCAAAGAACAAACCTTTGGCAGAAGACGTTGACTTGAAAGTGATCGCACAACAGACCCCTGGGTTTGTTGGTGCCGATCTTGAAAACCTTCTTAACGAAGCTGCTCTATTGGCAGCTCGAAATGATGAAAAAGCTGTCACGGCAGCTGATATTGATGAAGCCGAGGATCGTGTTATTGCTGGTCCGGCCAAAAAAGATCGCAAAGCGACTGAAGATGAACGTGAGACTGTCGCATATCACGAAGCTGGTCATGCGATTGTTGGTTTGGTCCTAAATGATGCTCAGGTTGTTCGTAAGGTAACGATTGTCCCTCGTGGACGAGCTGGTGGGTATGCTTTGATGATGCCAAAAGATGAACGTTATCTTATGTCGGAAAAAGATGCTAAAGAGGAACTTGCTGGTTTGATGGGTGGCCGTGCCGCTGAAATTTTAATTAATCATGTGGCAAGTTCCGGTGCTTCCAACGACTTCCAACAGGCCACACAGATTGCTCGTGAAATGGTTACCCAATATGGTATGTCCGATAAGCTTGGCATGGTTCAATTAGAAGGCAGTTCGAATGTATTTGTTGGAGATCCTAATAATCCAAACCCTCCTTATTCGCAGAAAACCAGTGAATTAATCGATGAAGAGGTTCGTCGTTTGACGAATGAAGCTTATAAGACGGCTGTTGGTATTATTAAGAGCCATCCTGAACAACACAAGGCAATCGCCGAAGCTTTGTTGAAGTATGAAACTCTTGATGAAGCTCAGATTAAATCTTTGTTTGAAACTGGAGAAATTCCTAGCGATTTGATTAAAGACAGTCAAAGGCCCGCTCGCCCACTCTCATATGAAGAGTCAAAAGCTGCCTTAAAGAAAAATGGTGCTGTTGACAATAAAGAAGCCGAGGATGAAGTTAAAGAGGACGAAGATGGCAAGGAAGATAAAAATGATTCCAAGTCTGACTCTAAACCAGCTCCAAAAAAAAGAGCAACTAAAAAAACTTCAACAACAACTCGACGTAAATCAACTACGAAGTCAAGTACGAAAAAACCGAGTATGAAACGAACTAAAAAAGATGATGATAACGAAGAGAATTA